Proteins encoded within one genomic window of Bradyrhizobium sp. 186:
- a CDS encoding amino acid ABC transporter permease gives MSYFSPTAAVHYFFNYFLMKGVLVTIGLTVAAVIGGLILGMGIALMRMSSNPVLSGAARFYIWFFRGTPLLIQLVVIYSGLPQLGIKFSVITCALVGLILNEAAYLAEIVRSGFMAVSAGQREAAWALSLSPWVTFRRVTLPQAFRLMIPPLGNSINSLLKATSLASVISVEEIMRRSDMLMQEHFQILEVYAAATAYYLILTSVWDAVQRRLEKHFGRSNAAKSRRVVARAPVAQASVEARA, from the coding sequence ATGAGCTATTTCAGTCCGACGGCCGCCGTCCACTACTTCTTCAACTACTTCCTGATGAAGGGTGTGCTCGTCACCATCGGGCTGACGGTGGCTGCTGTGATCGGCGGATTGATCCTCGGCATGGGCATCGCGTTGATGCGCATGTCGTCCAACCCGGTGCTATCAGGTGCGGCGCGGTTCTACATCTGGTTCTTCCGCGGCACGCCGCTCTTGATCCAGCTGGTCGTAATCTACAGCGGCTTGCCGCAACTGGGGATCAAGTTCAGCGTGATCACCTGCGCGCTCGTCGGCCTGATCCTCAACGAGGCGGCCTATCTCGCCGAGATCGTGCGCAGCGGCTTCATGGCCGTCTCGGCCGGGCAGCGCGAAGCTGCCTGGGCCCTGAGCCTGTCGCCATGGGTGACATTCCGTCGCGTGACCCTGCCGCAGGCGTTTCGGCTGATGATCCCCCCGCTCGGCAATTCCATCAACTCACTTCTGAAGGCGACCTCGCTCGCTTCCGTCATCTCGGTCGAGGAGATCATGCGCCGCAGTGACATGTTGATGCAGGAGCATTTCCAGATCCTCGAAGTCTATGCGGCTGCAACCGCCTATTACCTGATCCTCACCTCGGTCTGGGATGCGGTTCAGCGCCGGCTCGAGAAGCATTTTGGTCGATCCAACGCTGCGAAGTCCAGGCGGGTTGTGGCGAGGGCGCCGGTTGCACAGGCGAGCGTCGAGGCCAGAGCATGA
- a CDS encoding dihydrodipicolinate synthase family protein, which produces MATSQSFSDRLCGIHAATIVPMMSDFQIDEPALAAHIASVASVPGINGLLVNGHAGENFVLSLAEKRRVVELARAHAPKDCLIVSGVNHESSLEAAREATALEQAGADGLLVFPPNSWALAHADGCVIEHHRRIRDATTTPLMFYAAPVGAGAMAYAPPLLEQLVADRRFVAIKEGSWEVAAYEQNFRLIRKLRPEFVVLGSGDEHLMTSYLVGTAGSQVSLACVVPELVVSLWNAAEANDWERVRAANEKLYPLVAAIYRDAPGGRATARLKACLKLLGRLSCDAVRPPQPPVTPDELHALELALRLAGQ; this is translated from the coding sequence ATGGCAACGTCGCAGTCATTCAGCGATCGGCTCTGCGGCATTCATGCCGCGACGATCGTGCCGATGATGTCCGATTTCCAGATCGATGAGCCGGCGTTGGCGGCGCATATTGCGTCAGTGGCGTCCGTGCCCGGCATCAATGGGCTATTGGTCAACGGCCACGCCGGAGAGAACTTCGTGCTGTCGCTGGCCGAGAAACGGCGCGTGGTGGAGCTTGCGCGTGCGCATGCTCCGAAGGATTGTTTGATCGTCTCCGGGGTCAATCATGAATCGAGCCTGGAGGCCGCGCGCGAGGCGACCGCGCTGGAGCAGGCGGGCGCGGACGGGCTCCTGGTGTTTCCTCCCAACAGTTGGGCCCTCGCTCACGCCGACGGCTGCGTCATCGAGCATCACCGCCGCATCCGCGATGCAACGACCACGCCCCTGATGTTCTACGCGGCACCCGTCGGCGCCGGGGCCATGGCCTATGCACCGCCGCTGTTGGAGCAGCTCGTCGCCGACCGCCGCTTTGTCGCGATCAAGGAAGGCAGTTGGGAGGTCGCAGCCTACGAACAGAATTTTAGGCTGATCCGGAAGCTACGGCCGGAGTTCGTCGTGCTCGGCTCGGGAGACGAACATCTCATGACGAGCTATCTCGTTGGCACGGCGGGCAGCCAGGTCAGCCTCGCCTGCGTCGTGCCGGAGCTCGTGGTCAGCCTCTGGAATGCAGCCGAAGCCAACGACTGGGAGCGGGTTCGCGCCGCGAACGAAAAGCTGTATCCGCTGGTCGCCGCGATCTATCGCGATGCGCCCGGAGGACGGGCGACGGCGCGGCTCAAAGCGTGCCTGAAACTGCTCGGAAGGCTTTCATGCGATGCGGTGCGGCCGCCGCAACCGCCGGTGACGCCGGACGAGCTTCATGCGCTCGAGCTGGCCCTGCGGCTGGCCGGTCAATGA
- a CDS encoding amino acid ABC transporter ATP-binding protein, translating to MAASIEGEIVQPRLRDVPAVRMEAVYKHYGDFTALNEIDLKVAKGEKIVVCGPSGSGKSTLIRCINHIEKHDEGLIYVNGTELDRQRKNIDAIRRDTGMVFQSFNLFPHMTTLENCVLAPMTVNGMTKAEAKDLAMHFLAKVRIPEQADKFPGQLSGGQQQRVAIARALCMRPKIMLFDEPTSALDPEMVKEVLETMKKLAEEGMTMLCVTHEMGFAREVADRIVFMNEGKIVEQAAPEEFFSHPKSERARTFLDQIIH from the coding sequence ATGGCGGCCAGTATCGAGGGTGAAATTGTGCAGCCGCGGCTGCGCGACGTGCCGGCGGTTCGCATGGAGGCCGTCTACAAGCATTACGGCGACTTCACCGCGCTGAACGAGATCGATCTCAAGGTCGCCAAGGGCGAGAAGATCGTGGTGTGCGGTCCCTCCGGCTCGGGTAAGTCGACCCTGATCCGCTGCATCAATCACATCGAGAAGCACGACGAAGGCCTGATCTACGTCAACGGCACCGAGCTCGATCGCCAGCGCAAGAACATCGATGCGATCAGGCGGGATACCGGCATGGTGTTCCAGAGCTTCAACCTGTTTCCGCACATGACCACGCTGGAGAACTGCGTCCTGGCGCCGATGACTGTGAACGGCATGACGAAGGCAGAGGCAAAGGACCTCGCCATGCATTTCCTGGCCAAGGTTCGTATTCCAGAGCAGGCCGACAAATTTCCAGGGCAGTTGTCGGGCGGCCAGCAGCAACGCGTTGCCATCGCACGCGCGCTGTGCATGCGGCCGAAGATCATGCTGTTCGACGAGCCGACCTCGGCGCTGGACCCGGAGATGGTCAAGGAAGTTCTGGAGACCATGAAGAAGCTCGCGGAAGAGGGCATGACCATGCTGTGCGTGACGCACGAGATGGGTTTCGCCCGCGAGGTCGCGGACCGGATCGTGTTCATGAACGAGGGGAAGATCGTCGAGCAGGCCGCGCCGGAGGAGTTCTTCAGCCATCCGAAGTCCGAACGGGCAAGGACGTTCCTCGACCAGATCATTCACTAG
- a CDS encoding ABC transporter substrate-binding protein, translated as MLSTLLRLSAAAALVLASTAVHAACTPAITDDNLIAPGKLQLSINPTNPPQQFVDKDGQLQGLNVELAAELGKRLCLPVELVRMDFPAMIPAMTASRIDGIDTGMFWTEERSKLMYMVPYAIQAISVVVAPDSGTKIATEGDLIGKTSAVEVSTYQMNWLKKLSDASVAKGGAAVEMRTFPTATNVVSALLAGQVDNALLVDSVARDLVGRGRVKEVLSGLGTARTTLGFRNKPVVDAVVKALNAMRADGSYQALFDKFGLTSLPADQPLAIAGPGPA; from the coding sequence ATGCTCTCGACACTGCTTCGCTTGAGTGCCGCTGCCGCACTCGTTCTCGCATCCACTGCTGTGCATGCCGCATGCACGCCTGCGATCACAGACGACAATCTGATTGCGCCCGGAAAGTTGCAGCTCTCCATCAATCCGACCAATCCACCGCAGCAATTCGTCGACAAGGACGGTCAATTGCAGGGCCTCAACGTGGAACTGGCCGCCGAACTCGGCAAGCGGTTGTGTCTTCCGGTCGAGCTCGTCCGGATGGATTTTCCGGCGATGATTCCGGCCATGACCGCGAGCCGTATCGACGGCATCGATACCGGCATGTTCTGGACCGAGGAACGCTCGAAGCTGATGTACATGGTGCCCTACGCCATTCAGGCCATTTCGGTCGTGGTCGCGCCTGATAGCGGCACAAAAATTGCTACCGAAGGAGACTTGATTGGAAAAACGTCTGCCGTCGAGGTTAGCACCTACCAGATGAACTGGCTCAAGAAGCTCAGCGATGCGAGCGTGGCAAAGGGCGGCGCAGCCGTCGAGATGCGCACGTTTCCGACCGCGACCAACGTCGTGAGCGCGCTGCTCGCGGGCCAGGTGGACAATGCGCTGCTCGTCGATAGCGTTGCACGTGATCTCGTCGGGCGCGGCCGCGTCAAGGAAGTGCTGAGCGGCCTCGGCACGGCGCGCACGACGCTCGGTTTTCGCAATAAGCCCGTGGTCGATGCCGTGGTCAAGGCGCTGAACGCAATGCGCGCCGACGGTAGCTACCAAGCGCTGTTCGACAAGTTCGGCCTGACCAGCCTGCCGGCTGATCAGCCGCTGGCGATTGCCGGCCCAGGTCCGGCCTGA